One Thermodesulforhabdaceae bacterium DNA window includes the following coding sequences:
- a CDS encoding phosphomannomutase/phosphoglucomutase yields MLAKVFREYDIRGIVGKEIPEEDVPVLGKTYGTYMARQGKRRIVVGRDCRLSSERFRDLLVEGLLSAGMDVVDVGVCPTPVFYFAVRHLDREGGMMITASHNPPEYNGFKICNGYDTISGEEIQKIRKIMETGEFVSGRGTYQEYEILTPYKDFVVNNIKMGPKKLRIAIDAGNATGGPVALPILQKLGCEVHPLYCEMDGTFPNHEPDPTVMENLKDIIETVKKEQLDVGIAYDGDCDRLGVVDHNGNVIYGDRLMLIFAREILSRKSGAVFVAEVKCSKVLFDEIEKLGGKAIMWKTGHSLIKAKMKEVGADLAGEMSGHMFFKDRYFGFDDGIYASCRLVEILSNTGKTIPELLEGLPETYNTPEIRVPCPDEVKFKVVERAREFLRAQGYQVIDVDGARVVFNDGWGLVRASNTQPVLVVRYEAEKPERLKEIQSIVEEAIERAKAELT; encoded by the coding sequence ATGCTGGCGAAAGTTTTCAGAGAATACGATATCCGTGGAATAGTGGGCAAAGAAATTCCCGAAGAAGATGTACCTGTTCTGGGCAAGACTTATGGAACTTACATGGCTCGCCAGGGTAAACGAAGAATTGTTGTAGGGCGAGATTGCCGACTGAGTTCTGAAAGATTCCGAGACCTGCTCGTCGAAGGACTTCTCTCAGCGGGTATGGATGTGGTGGATGTGGGTGTATGTCCAACGCCGGTTTTTTATTTTGCAGTCCGGCATCTAGACCGTGAAGGCGGTATGATGATCACTGCAAGCCACAATCCTCCCGAATATAACGGGTTCAAAATTTGCAATGGATATGACACCATTTCGGGAGAAGAAATACAGAAAATCAGAAAAATAATGGAGACGGGTGAATTTGTTTCGGGCAGGGGAACATATCAGGAATACGAAATCCTAACGCCTTACAAGGATTTTGTCGTAAACAACATCAAAATGGGTCCTAAAAAACTCCGTATAGCCATTGACGCCGGAAACGCTACAGGTGGACCCGTTGCTCTGCCGATACTCCAAAAACTTGGTTGTGAAGTCCATCCTCTTTATTGCGAAATGGATGGCACCTTTCCCAATCATGAACCGGATCCAACGGTTATGGAAAACCTGAAAGATATTATCGAAACGGTAAAAAAGGAACAGCTTGATGTGGGGATAGCCTACGACGGGGATTGCGACAGATTGGGAGTGGTGGATCACAACGGGAATGTGATTTACGGAGATCGGTTAATGCTAATCTTTGCAAGAGAAATCCTGAGTCGTAAGTCAGGAGCGGTTTTTGTTGCTGAAGTCAAGTGCTCCAAGGTGTTGTTTGACGAAATCGAAAAGCTTGGTGGAAAAGCTATCATGTGGAAAACCGGACATTCATTGATAAAAGCAAAAATGAAAGAAGTGGGAGCCGATCTTGCTGGAGAAATGAGTGGGCACATGTTTTTTAAGGACCGTTATTTCGGATTCGACGACGGTATTTACGCATCCTGCCGTCTTGTGGAAATTCTTTCCAACACAGGAAAGACAATACCTGAGTTGCTAGAAGGACTTCCTGAAACATATAACACGCCGGAAATTAGAGTGCCCTGTCCCGATGAAGTGAAATTCAAGGTGGTGGAAAGAGCAAGAGAATTCTTACGAGCCCAGGGATATCAGGTTATAGATGTAGATGGAGCAAGAGTGGTTTTCAATGATGGATGGGGACTCGTGCGAGCGTCCAACACTCAACCAGTGCTTGTGGTAAGGTATGAAGCCGAAAAGCCAGAAAGACTTAAAGAAATACAAAGTATCGTCGAAGAAGCTATTGAAAGAGCGAAGGCGGAGCTTACGTAA